One Babesia bigemina genome assembly Bbig001, chromosome : V genomic window, ATACCGGGATATGACTGCCGAAGAGCTATCCGATTTCAGCGCTCTAGTTCAGATCACTGCTGAAGCTCTAGAATTAAAATACGGTGCCACGGCCAGTACAATAGTTATTCAGGTGGGTGTGTAGGCATTGCACAAAATCGAAACGTTGGTTGGTTTTGATGTCGAACCGTATTATCGGCGTAATACATCTCGTTTATGATAATTGTACGCCTGTTTTGAGCAGATACACTGTCCGATGCTAAGGTGTGCAACGCGTTTCCATAAATTCTGACAGGATGGGAAGGCAGCCGGCCAGACAATACCACATGTGCACGCACACGTAATCCCAAGACACGAGAAAGATTTGGAAAATCCGGATTCCATTTATGACGAGCTGGAGAAACCCACTAACAGGCTATGGTATGTCCACTGTTCACTAAGCGCAAATAATACAGGACCGACGAGGAGATGGCGGTTTGTGCAAGGGAAACACGACCCTTTGTGGACAAAGTGATCGAAGAAGGCGCGTTGGGTTGCCTCAAGCCCACATAGGTGGTGGTGTCAATCATAGGTTATACTCTCGACACACATGCATACATATACCGGTTACAAACCCCTTTTCCAATGCGCTCCAAACCAAAAATTGCGCACACATCAATATTATACGTACTACGAATTCGTACAATGTTTGAACAGGCCGCGGCGCTTAGGCGCGCGTGTACCGTTGTATGGTCTTCCTTAAAAAGTCCTGCCCCGCGTTAGCACACAACTGTACTATAAACCTTTTGCGCCAGACATTTAAACAACACATAATGTGCAGGGCCCGTTTTTAAATGGTCAATAGAATCCTATCCATACTGCGCACGGTGCCGGCCTTCTTACTATGTTTGCTTTATGACAATGCCATTTCCGTCAATATAAGCCACAGTAGACATATCTATTTTCCTCATGCTATTTCTAGCTCTAGAGAGCCTCGCCCTGTAAACAATTGCTGTATTAGGTCTACAGTAGGCGCTATTAGGGATGGCTTGCCTTCGTTTGCCTTCCTGGCTGCTGGACTAAGGTCGTTACCTCATCATAGCGTAGCAAGCACGGTCAATGTTCGTAGAGGAACTCAACGAGATGCCAGTAAGTGAATCGTTTCTTTACGCTCCACTTGTTGCAGTACCGAGAAGCAAACCGCCTGATATAAGTTCGGCCCTATTGAATGAGCGTACCATCTTTATTGGATATCCAATACAGGCTGAGGTGAGACGCAAACACCTCATCGCTATTATGTTTAGGTTGCGCAGCTGGTGATAGCACAACTGCTTTATCTGGACCACGCATCACAGAAGCCTATAACAATATACATCAACAGTGACGACAGTCCGGTAAACGAAGACCCATTATCCAGCTGCGATATATACGCGCTTAACATCGTTGATGTTATGAGGTATTGGTTACCAAAAAATCCCACACCTTCGCGTGCAGTTACGTGAAGAGCGACATAATAACAGTGAACTTGGGCAAGGTTGGTTTAAATTTGCCTCGAAAGTTCGAATTGTTGTAGGCGTACGGATCAGCTGCGTTGATTTTGGCATCAGGCACACCGGGCAAACGGTTGGCACTTCCAAATTCATTCACGGCGTTGCGCCAGTCTGCGGTTTCCTTAGAGCTCATGCCAGCTGCAGACATCTGCATATACTCGAAAGAAATATTGAAGGCGAGAAGGCAAATGATATGTATGCTGGCTAGGTGTTGCGGAAAAGGTGAGGATGATGTATTGCAGACTATACAGCGCGGATGTTATATGGGTGCTCAACAAGCTGTTGAATACGGCTTAGTCGACAAGATTATCGACGAATACGCTGTAAATTGATGGGGAATGAGGTAGCGGGTGCATGCATTTCTCACTCACGTAACGTTGGCCAATACACAGATTGTCATCCTTAAAATGTCACTGCCAGCCACAATGTGGCGCTGTCGCTGGCTTTCGTCTGGCACTTCGACCAAAATATTGAAGACAAATGCCGCCACTAAAATGCACAACAAATTAGACCAATTGCTTCGATTAGGGGCGCAAGATGCGGCTGTAAAGCATCGAAACGAAGTTATGGACATAGCAAAGACTCTTCTGGAAAATCCGTTGAATGTGAACGAAGAGGCAGAGATCGTTGCCAAATTAAAGCGCTTCAAACAACTGGGCGAACCTTTCTGGCTAGATTACATGTCTAGATTAGAAAACCGCATAAAGTCAACACACAACATAGCGCCTCCGAATCATAATCGCGAAGCTTCCGGTGCTGCAAGCGTTGGTAGGCTAGACACGAACATTCGTGGTTTATTGAAGTTGGCTAGATCACTCAGTGACGAAAATGTGTCATCGACAGCCGTTGCATCGTTTTTTGCAAAGTGGATTAAAAAACACATATACGACTTGGTACCGGGCCAGCTGGAATTATTAAACGGCCTACTTGAGTATATTTTACGTACTGGCCAACAAAATCAACTATCACCAGCGGATTTCGACCCCTTAGCCGAGTGCTCTTGGGAGGCTGAAACACATCTGCTTGTCGATACGTTGTACCTTCTAGGAAAACTTGGTATCAAGAACGACACTGTGCTCACCACTGTAGGTAGAGCGATTCACAACGATATTGCGATTGGGAAATTGAGTGCATACCACAAAACGAAGCTTGCCAGAGCCTACGCTTTGCTCAAACACAGTCACATCACGTTCTATTCACATGTGGCCGAAGAACTCCGCGTAATATTTCAGGGGAAGGATATAGGAAAGTATTCAATGGCAGGTGTTACCAGGGGAAGCGATTACGTTGAAGGTCTAGGGTCAGCTGCGTTAGCTCATCCCAGCGGCGTTATATGTGAAATACTTCCGCGAATAAATACAGACTCAAACGTTGCCGGACAGCAAGGTACAGCGGAATCGATCGCATTCAAAGGTTTGACGGAGCAGTTGTACAGTGATGGTCAAATCATTTATATCTTGGATTCCATGCTTTACCTAAATCTGCATCATCTCGAGAGGTACTTTGTGAGATTGCTCTCCAGCGCGATCAAACACTGCTATACAACACAATCTCTAGCCCagtttgatgtggagcaggtgggCGATCCGTCGATTTTTGCAATGGCTTTCAGCTTCGGAGCGCAATCACACTGCTTGCTCAATGCGGGAAGACCGTGGATGACACTGTTGTGGAGTTCATTTCACGAAGGTGGGTCGCATGACATATCGATATCATTGTTGTAGGTTCATGCAGTCATACGTCGACGGGCATGCCAGTAACGCCCAGCTGACACTTTTTCTAAAGGACCTTGTGAAATATACGCGTCACGTAACCAAGAAAGTAAATCGACGTGGGCGCACATGTTTCAAATCAGCGTTTCATGCGCCCACATGGTTACGCAAACCCTTGTCTGAAATGGAGGACGCCCCAGGTGGAAATGCTGCGCCGTCGATGCTGGAGTCGTTGTGTACTGCAATCTGCCAAAATGTGCACAGGTGATGCTATATCGTGATTGTAATATCTGCATACAGTTTCGAAATGGTCGATTTAACGTCCTGTATTCGGTCTGTGGCGTATTTAGGTTTGAGAAACGAGAATTTCTTCAAGGCATTCATCCCCTTCTTCAAAGACAAGATCGCTTCGGTGAATCACCTCGGCATAACGAATTTGACCCAGGTACGTTTACAGCAGGGTGAATTCAAGCTTTCCAGGCATTTATTAAAGCGCAAATCAGGGACGATCACCTGTTTTATCTTATGGGCCAGCAGCACCAATTATCTTTGCTTGCTGACGATAAAGCACACAAGTTATATGTCAAACGCATCGGGTAATAATTTATGTGGTTTCTCATAAGCTGGGTTGCCGCGAAAGTCACTGTTACTCGCCGTCTCTATTTCTACATATGCATTCTGATGATTATTACAAACCGTTGACAATCATGACATGGTATTTGCCCGTTCGAGATTGTTTATACTGCATTACGTTTTGCCAAGATCGTAACGCCACAGCGTGTGTCGGCTTTGGTTTCTGTATGCCGCGATCCAAATCTGCGACATATGGTACTGCATTACGTCCGTTAGCGGTGATGGGGGTGGACTCGGTGCTTCAATATCCATAATAATTGCCAATGCAAGCGCCGATTTCGTTTGGTTGTCGGATTCGTATATCTCCCGTATTACGTTGGACACAACCAATGTAACGGAATGGTTTCCGTATCCAGCCTGCAATAGGGTTATATTTAAATCTGCGTGACGCACCTTTGTATTGTTAAGTTCGTACATCGAGTTCAATTTGTATCCCATGAACGTTCTCAGTATTAAAGATAAAAATTCCAGAAGCTCAATCGTCTTCGGCCTCATTTCTTCTAGCCCGAGCAACTTGGAGGTGGCTGCAGCAATTAGTTTACGGACGCCGGGACCTACCGTCAAATTTGGAGTCCTTGATGTCGAATAGCAAATCCTCAATGGGGGGCATTGTGCACGTGTTGACTATACAGTGTAAAAGAGTCATATTCTTGTCCAAGGTTTCCGGGGATAGTGCTGCCTTAATTATACTTAAGACCGCTGTCACCATTTGAATGAGCATCTGGCATTGTGCATATCGATTATACAACGCATCTTACCAATGTATTTTGACGAGCAATATCTGCATGTATCATCTCCTGGCGGATGGCGCTTATTGCTGCGCCAGTAGCTGATAACCAATGATGCAGATTCTTCAGTAAATTTTCGGCAGTTGACCTTTACGAAATTTGACAGTTTAGCGCATTACACCTACCGGCTGATTACTAAGTGCGTGGGAGTTAGCTCGTTGACCAGCAGGTGCAAAGAATTGACGAGTTGATGATCCTTTTGAGTCTGGATGTTCCTACAACTGCTTGTTGGCACCGTGAACACGCCTTACCATGCGAAGACCGCAATTATCATGCCGATTAAACTGTCGGAGTCTATGTATGTTTCATCAACATAATTTTCCTGAGTCTGATTTTGGGTCATTTGATGAAACCAATACCTTTTTATGAATGATGTAGTGAACCAGGATATTAACCAAAGTCCTGATAAGGGGGGATCTGGATACCAAATGATGTGGGCACTTTTCATGGGCGTGTCCGGATGTCTTGCCTCTGATGGCCTCCTTTTTCATAGCCGAATGTTTCTTGATGGTGCTCATAACTTCCCTGATGAATGACCCAGGTTTCAGATAGAATGTTAAAGCAAAAGTTTTGTCGCACGACAACATATCGATGAGTATGAGCCAGAGTTCGTTGCTACACGTCATGGACGGACTTAAATTATCCAGTGCCTTGGCCATGGCGACCATCAACCCCTGAGGCAATTGTTCGCTGAACAATAATGAATGATGTATATTATTTAGTGATTTATGAGGAATAGCCGTCGGCTGGGAAATATTGGCTTCCGTTTCTTCTATGAATTCATCAGTGTGGCTTGATCCAGTGAGACTTAACGTTCCGGTACTGTACTCAAACGTTTTAAAACGCTCAGCCATTTCCTCGGTTTTGCTTAAAAACACATATTCTTTGCCTGCACCAATCATAATCAACATTAACAATGTAACGTTGTCACGCAGCACGTTGAGGTGCCTCTTCCATGCGTTCTGCGGTGAAGTTGATAGAAGACGGATCAAACACCATGCCATATCTTCCACCCCCCTGGATCCAATTGCATCCCTAAGCGAATCCATAGATGCGTATATCATAGGAGCGTCCCTTTTCAAGAAATAATCAACAACGGGTTCTATTGCATTGGGGGGCAGATCAGACGGCACGTTTACAAAAAGTTGCGAACGTACGCACTCCACATGAATGTAATAGAATGGCGCTACTGACCTTACAGTCTTGGGAACATTCTTTATACATGTAAACATGGGTGAAATTTCCGCCGTTCTCCGTTTGTCAATGCACGTGTTTACGTACGGCGCCATAACGATGCTAGACAGCAAAATGACCAACACATCGGTTGCCATGGATTGCGATGCCTTAATAAAAGTTGCATGCGAAGTCGACGACGGCGTTATATCCGTTGTAATGTAGGCATGTAAGGCAACTAATAGCCTTTGTAAGTGTGACGCACGTCCTGATCCCCCATAAGCAACACTGCAAAATGGCAATGCCATGAATTCCGCAGCCCCTTGCGCACGTTTCAGCAATTCAACGACGCACGTTAGGGAGAATATGCGCATTCTGTGATCTATAAAGCAGAATCCCCGGCGTAAAGCGTGTGTGGTACAGTCGGACCATGCATTAAGGGCTTCTTCCATAATGGCGTTATTGATAGATTCCAAAGACCCATCGACATTCACCGGAACATTGATTGGTTCCTTTTCCGTGCTCATGCGCAATCTAAGGGTCCGAATAATTTCAGAATTCTCTTCATAGATCTGCGACGAGGTGACGGTCGAGGGACACGGACATGGCGCAACCTCGCTGCTTGTGCCATCAACATCCTCCTCTTCAACCGCAGTGCCAATATAATTACATTCTTCTGCAGTAGCTTCCACACTGGGGTTGCTATTTTCTTTTTCTAATCCGGGTTGCGGTTGGTCTTGCCCTGAAAGATTTTCAGCATCGTCATCGCCATGTACAACGTTTTGACGTTGACTCGTCACCGAAATATCCGTTACATCTTGGGCGTTCAATTTAAATATGGCTTGCGAGCTCCATTCCAAATAGTAGGGGAGGTACTCCATGTGAAAGAGGAGCTCTACTGCGTTCACCGAAGCTACTAGGCACCTGATGAAGATCTTAGATATGACGAAGGGCGTTAAACAACGCACTACATCACATTTGCCACGTAACAGGCTCTCATATGTGTTGCAAATGCCGTTCGCCGCTGAAGGAGACCCTCCTACAGGGTTGTGCGTTTCCTCTTTACCAGCAAGGGTTTCGAATTCGGAATCCTTTGAGCAGTTAGGTTCATAGTCTCTTCCTTCACCATTTCGGGTAAAAGGTGAAGCTCTTAAAATTGACACTTCATTTTTTGTATTGCTGCCTAGTGAGGTGGTTGTGTTTGTTGATGTCTGTATGGTTATTTCGAAGTCATTCTGCAAGCTTACCGAGCCAGAGCGATCTGCGTCGTACTCATCCGCCGCAACTGACTCACGCTTGACGATATATTCCAGCAGAGCTGCATAGCATTCCCAGTATCGACATATTTGGCCATGGCTCAGGTTGGCGCTCAGCAGATTGTGAAGCACAAAGTTTTGGAAATAAACTTCAATCGTCTCGTACGGTATATCTTCGATAGGTATGTCGAATAATTGCTGGAAAAGGCGGCCTACTTCGTCCTCGCTATCCTTCGTAACCCCAACCTTGGAGAGTTGCAGGAGGAGCTCAAAAATCGACACCTTGCGGTCTTTGACCTGCGACCGACCGCAGCGCGTAGAAAGTCTAGCTCCCATATCTCAATCTTAGAGGTTGCATGGGACAGTTGGCGAGTCTCAATAAACAACAAATAACAGCGTATATGGCCTACCTTACAACCATTGTTGTTGTATACCGAAATTCGCGGTTTTTAGTGAACATACAAATTAGTGGCATTGTATAGCTAAGAATCACCATATAAAAATCGCTACACCTGACACCCAAGACCACCGTAGGAAACGGGCACGAGCGATGTCGTTATTTTGGGCAAGCCAAAAAACTGTTTCAACAGTCCAGACACGATGCTTCTTCGACGAGACATAGGTTTAAACATGAATATACGGCGTGTGTGCCGTGAGGAAGCAATATGAGTGCCTAGCGCGGACGCACAGTGCACACACGAGCAAGACTTGAGGCGTGCAATTTTGAATCTCGGATCACCTAGTGCTCCCTCATCACGTACTGTTTAATTGCATGGGCACTTAGGTGAGTAAGGGTGGTCACGCCAAGTCTGTTATCGGCAGAATCGCGGTACTGTAACTGTGTAACATCTTATGTTGGCTGGAAGCGTTCAGATTCTGCCCGGAGGAAACGTAAACATTTCGGTACACAACTTAATGTAATACACCCCGATGTGGAAAATACTAGCTGCGGCGCTGCAGGCGGGCGGCTGTGTGTCGGCTGGCAACCCTACACCAGTGTGACCCACAATCACTTAGACCGGCTTACACATCATGCTTTTTAGCATGTCTACGCACTTATTACACAACTGACCATTGTGAAATGTTTTAAAAAGCGTTTGCAACGCTGTTGTGCGCACGATATACATATTTTTGTGTGCTGTGTTCACTGTGTGCTGATTGGACATCGTGGAGTAGCCTGATCGGTTACTTCAGGCCAATAGGCGCTTTCCTACGTTTGGATCGCAGGAAGATAGATTGTGTATACTACACTGATTACACATATCTTACGAGGGATGCAACAGACGGATACGAGCGTCGCCTCTTCGGAGGCTGACGCCGCTCTTAAGGTGATGTACGTCATCAACCGTAAAGGTGAAAGGGAAGAGGTTCAATTTGACCGCATTCTGAATCGCATTCGAAAGCTGTCATTCGGTCTTCACAGCCTTGTCGACGCCCCGCGGGTCACACAAACCGTCATCAATGGAATGTATTCTGGAATCCGCACATCACAGCTCGACGAACTTGCGGCGCAGACGTGTGCGTACATGGCCGCAATGCACCCGGATTATTCCAAGCTGGCAGCACGCATCGTTGTAGATAACCTCCACAAGAACACCAAGGATGACTACGGTGAGGTGGTTACCGCCCTGTTCAAGTACAAGTACATATACGACAGCAATGCATCGTTGATCAGCGAGGAGGTAT contains:
- a CDS encoding bis(5'-adenosyl)-triphosphatase, putative, with the translated sequence MTTHHSRILSTITSVIPEEASFLFGSLTLPYTQVLAKSELSYAFVNIRPFMPGHTLVSPLRVVKRYRDMTAEELSDFSALVQITAEALELKYGATASTIVIQDGKAAGQTIPHVHAHVIPRHEKDLENPDSIYDELEKPTNRLWTDEEMAVCARETRPFVDKVIEEGALGCLKPT
- a CDS encoding -ATP-dependent Clp protease proteolytic subunit-related protein 1, chloroplastic — translated: MFVEELNEMPVSESFLYAPLVAVPRSKPPDISSALLNERTIFIGYPIQAELVIAQLLYLDHASQKPITIYINSDDSPVNEDPLSSCDIYALNIVDVMSYVKSDIITVNLGKAYGSAALILASGTPGKRLALPNSFTALRQSAVSLELMPAADICIYSKEILKARRQMICMLARCCGKGEDDVLQTIQRGCYMGAQQAVEYGLVDKIIDEYAVN